A section of the Agarivorans litoreus genome encodes:
- a CDS encoding DegT/DnrJ/EryC1/StrS family aminotransferase → MVDFLNLQTVNAQYAEQLKQACARVIDSGWYLQGNELVDFENAFANYCGCKHAVGVANGLDALTLVLRAWIEMGWLKEGDEVIVPANTYIASVLAITESRLTPVFVEPDPLTFNLSLENVSEAITPRSKVIMAVHLYGQLAPMPELVTLAKQHDLLVLEDSAQAHGAMVDDKKAGAWGDASGFSFYPGKNLGALGDGGAVTTNNDELANVLRALRNYGSHQKYLNKYKGMNSRLDEIQAAMLSVKLAHLDDEIAARRSVASYYREHIENPLVTLPVCDDESSHVWHLFVIRCDNRERLQAHLASKGVQSLIHYPTPPHQQDAYAEFNHLSFPLTESIHQQVLSLPMGATLSRDDLKLVVNAVNSFSLI, encoded by the coding sequence GTGGTTGATTTTTTAAACTTGCAGACTGTGAATGCTCAATACGCTGAACAGTTAAAACAGGCTTGTGCAAGAGTTATTGATTCCGGCTGGTATTTGCAAGGTAATGAACTCGTTGATTTTGAGAATGCGTTTGCTAATTATTGTGGCTGTAAGCACGCTGTTGGTGTTGCAAATGGTTTAGACGCTCTAACTTTAGTGCTAAGAGCTTGGATCGAAATGGGCTGGCTGAAAGAAGGGGACGAAGTAATAGTGCCAGCTAACACTTATATTGCCTCGGTGTTGGCTATCACAGAAAGTCGTCTTACTCCTGTTTTTGTTGAACCAGACCCTCTCACTTTTAACTTATCACTAGAAAATGTATCAGAAGCCATTACTCCTCGTAGCAAGGTAATTATGGCTGTTCATTTGTACGGCCAGTTAGCTCCAATGCCAGAGCTGGTAACATTAGCCAAACAACATGATCTTTTAGTGTTAGAAGATTCTGCTCAAGCTCATGGCGCTATGGTCGATGACAAAAAAGCTGGTGCTTGGGGGGATGCTAGTGGGTTTAGCTTTTATCCTGGTAAAAACTTGGGAGCATTGGGTGATGGTGGCGCTGTTACTACTAATAATGATGAGTTAGCCAATGTATTGAGGGCGCTACGAAACTATGGCTCCCATCAAAAGTACCTGAATAAATATAAAGGAATGAATAGTCGCTTAGATGAAATACAAGCAGCAATGTTAAGTGTTAAGTTGGCTCATCTTGACGATGAAATTGCAGCTAGGCGCAGTGTAGCAAGTTACTATCGTGAGCATATAGAAAACCCATTGGTCACCTTACCTGTTTGTGATGATGAGTCCTCGCATGTGTGGCATTTATTTGTGATTCGTTGCGATAATAGGGAGCGGTTACAGGCTCACTTAGCGAGCAAAGGGGTTCAAAGTTTGATTCATTACCCAACTCCTCCTCATCAACAAGATGCTTATGCGGAGTTTAATCACCTGTCTTTTCCTTTAACCGAATCTATTCATCAGCAGGTGTTGTCGTTACCAATGGGAGCAACTCTATCTCGAGACGATTTGAAATTGGTAGTAAATGCAGTAAACAGCTTTTCTTTAATTTAA
- a CDS encoding glycosyltransferase family 2 protein, whose amino-acid sequence MNISIVMINYNSSAHTLDCLKSITDSKPTVSFEAIVVDNASRNDDLQNLESNIGAYPWAKLVKNEFNLGFSGGNMSGFAYCQGQYIFFLNNDTRVLPGSLDAMFLFMEQHPDTALCSPTIYSEENQRTASFEYIPTVANKLLGASLLRIFKPANYPKRKTHYQHPIAVPVVSGATMFFRRSDFEQLGGYDTEYFLYCEEEDFAIRLHKKNKPIYLLNNAKVIHLGGGSTERDLAIEKEFYISFWRLLRKHYPVYSRSIIKSVYLLKECKRAITKPNRRPLLKFLLKGCPKNQSLRYKQGNQ is encoded by the coding sequence ATGAACATTTCGATTGTAATGATCAATTACAACTCAAGCGCACACACTCTTGATTGCTTAAAATCGATTACAGACAGTAAGCCAACAGTATCATTTGAAGCCATTGTTGTAGACAATGCCTCCCGCAATGACGACTTACAAAACCTAGAATCAAATATTGGCGCTTATCCTTGGGCCAAGTTAGTGAAAAATGAGTTTAACCTAGGTTTTTCAGGCGGGAATATGTCTGGCTTTGCTTACTGTCAGGGGCAATATATTTTTTTTCTAAACAATGATACACGCGTTCTTCCAGGCAGCTTAGATGCAATGTTTCTGTTCATGGAACAACACCCAGACACCGCATTATGCAGCCCCACAATTTATAGCGAAGAAAACCAGCGTACAGCTTCATTTGAATACATCCCCACTGTTGCCAATAAGCTACTTGGTGCCTCGTTACTAAGAATATTTAAGCCCGCTAACTACCCCAAACGTAAAACGCATTACCAACATCCAATTGCGGTACCGGTTGTTAGCGGGGCTACCATGTTTTTTAGGCGTAGCGATTTTGAACAGCTAGGTGGTTACGATACTGAGTACTTCCTATACTGTGAAGAAGAAGATTTTGCGATTCGTTTGCACAAAAAAAACAAACCCATCTACCTATTAAATAACGCCAAAGTGATTCATTTAGGTGGTGGAAGCACCGAACGAGATCTCGCGATTGAAAAAGAGTTTTACATTTCATTTTGGCGATTACTGCGCAAACACTACCCAGTTTACTCAAGAAGCATAATCAAAAGTGTATACTTATTGAAAGAGTGCAAACGAGCCATAACAAAACCTAACAGAAGGCCACTTCTAAAATTCTTATTAAAAGGCTGTCCCAAAAACCAGTCACTAAGATATAAGCAAGGTAACCAATGA
- a CDS encoding TetR/AcrR family transcriptional regulator → MKTKDKIIHTSLKLFNERGERQITTNHIAAELGISPGNLYYHFSNKQEIIRSIFDLYVAQLESSFRPHADQRLRLEHLTQYLDASFELMWRFRFMYANLLELLARDAELEQKYQALQLELANWSRDILFQLRESRFISGDDATMVELADSVKFIIGAWIGYQSAQLKGGEITKPRLYQGVLKILFTLRPYFTEESQNIYQDLHQHYVKCAERSE, encoded by the coding sequence ATGAAAACTAAAGACAAAATAATTCATACTTCTCTCAAACTCTTCAACGAGCGCGGCGAAAGACAAATCACAACCAATCATATCGCCGCCGAGCTGGGCATTAGCCCCGGAAATCTTTACTACCATTTTAGTAACAAACAAGAAATTATCCGCAGCATTTTCGATTTATACGTGGCTCAGTTAGAAAGCAGTTTTCGTCCTCATGCTGATCAACGATTACGCCTAGAACACTTAACGCAGTACCTAGATGCCAGCTTTGAGCTAATGTGGCGTTTTCGTTTTATGTACGCCAACTTGTTAGAACTGTTGGCGCGAGATGCTGAACTAGAACAGAAATACCAAGCCTTACAGTTAGAACTGGCTAATTGGAGCCGAGATATTCTTTTTCAGTTACGCGAGAGTCGCTTTATAAGTGGTGATGATGCAACAATGGTAGAGTTAGCCGACAGTGTTAAGTTTATTATTGGTGCTTGGATTGGCTACCAAAGCGCTCAGTTAAAAGGTGGGGAAATCACTAAACCTCGCTTGTATCAAGGGGTGCTTAAAATCTTGTTTACCCTGCGCCCATACTTTACTGAGGAGTCGCAAAACATCTATCAAGATTTGCATCAACATTATGTAAAATGTGCTGAACGCAGTGAATAG
- a CDS encoding glycine C-acetyltransferase — protein MTAAFSAHISQLLQQVKDDGLYKHERVINSQQQAAIAVEQGQVVNFCANNYLGLANSPALIEAAKSGLDSHGFGAASVRFICGTQDIHKRLEQGLSEFLGMEDTILYSSCFDANAGLFETLLGPEDAIISDALNHASIIDGVRLCKAKRFRYANNDLAELEQCLKAADEAGARFKLIATDGVFSMDGVIANLPGICDLADKYDAMVMVDDSHAVGFVGEHGRGTHEYHQVMDRVDIITGTLGKAMGGASGGFTSAKKEVIDWLRQRSRPYLFSNSLAPAIVSASLKVLELLAGGDALRKQLWDNVEYFRTEMSQAGFTLAGADHAIIPVMLGDAKLASTFADKLLERGIYVIGFSFPVVPKDQARIRTQISAAHTREQLEHAVSAFTEVGKELGVIE, from the coding sequence ATGACAGCCGCTTTCTCAGCACACATTTCTCAGCTCTTACAACAAGTAAAAGATGACGGTTTATATAAGCATGAGCGAGTTATCAACTCGCAGCAGCAAGCCGCTATCGCTGTAGAACAAGGCCAAGTTGTTAACTTTTGTGCTAACAATTACTTGGGCTTAGCCAATTCCCCCGCTCTTATTGAGGCAGCCAAATCGGGTTTAGATAGCCACGGCTTTGGTGCTGCTTCGGTGCGTTTTATTTGTGGTACTCAAGATATTCACAAACGCTTAGAGCAAGGCTTGAGTGAGTTTCTGGGTATGGAAGATACGATTTTGTATTCTTCTTGCTTTGATGCCAACGCTGGGCTTTTTGAAACCTTATTGGGTCCAGAGGATGCGATTATCTCTGATGCACTAAACCATGCTTCGATTATTGATGGTGTTCGTTTATGCAAAGCAAAGCGTTTTCGTTATGCCAACAATGATTTAGCAGAGCTTGAGCAATGCTTAAAAGCCGCCGATGAAGCAGGAGCGCGTTTTAAGCTGATTGCCACCGATGGTGTATTCTCTATGGATGGCGTAATTGCTAACTTGCCAGGCATTTGTGATTTAGCTGATAAGTACGATGCCATGGTAATGGTTGATGATTCTCACGCTGTTGGCTTTGTTGGTGAACATGGCCGTGGCACCCATGAGTACCATCAAGTAATGGACAGAGTGGATATTATTACTGGCACCTTAGGTAAAGCTATGGGCGGTGCTTCAGGTGGTTTTACTTCAGCTAAAAAAGAAGTGATTGATTGGTTGCGCCAACGCTCTCGTCCTTACCTCTTCTCTAACTCCCTCGCCCCGGCCATTGTTAGTGCGTCTCTTAAAGTATTGGAATTACTCGCTGGAGGTGATGCTCTGCGTAAACAGCTGTGGGATAACGTCGAATACTTCAGAACTGAGATGAGCCAAGCGGGCTTTACTTTAGCGGGCGCCGACCATGCCATCATTCCTGTGATGTTAGGTGACGCGAAACTGGCAAGCACCTTTGCCGACAAATTACTTGAGCGCGGTATTTACGTGATTGGTTTTTCTTTCCCTGTGGTACCTAAAGACCAAGCAAGGATCCGTACGCAAATTTCGGCCGCGCATACACGCGAGCAACTAGAACATGCCGTTTCAGCCTTTACAGAAGTAGGTAAAGAGTTGGGGGTGATTGAATGA
- a CDS encoding glycosyltransferase — MEKRIKKISIITLTYNNWRLLEQAFLSLSTQELPKGVFIEYFVVDDGSIDFNVNAIETMAEQYGIDKKYTFSIKQNSENIGTVASFNRAIKSSNGDLIIPLAGDDSLANDTVIKDITNYFDFNDALLLTGLRIPVVDGVPYKEKVMPECKYHYMFEQSNQASLYKQLCLKNNIISGASTYYHRDVFNIVGMFDESYRLMEDFPFYVSSISKGIKIHLLKKPTLLYSTHGLSNQSTVNPLLQKDHVRLMKNIISQRDFSYYELRCLYFNEVLDSFERKSLFNMIKYIDCLLLRRYGSLKKSIIKRVVSK; from the coding sequence TTGGAAAAACGAATTAAAAAAATATCAATTATTACATTAACTTATAATAATTGGCGTTTACTTGAACAGGCATTTTTATCATTGAGTACTCAAGAGTTACCGAAAGGTGTCTTTATAGAGTACTTTGTTGTAGATGATGGCAGTATCGACTTTAATGTCAATGCTATTGAGACTATGGCAGAACAGTATGGCATCGATAAAAAGTATACATTTAGTATCAAACAAAATTCTGAGAATATAGGTACTGTGGCAAGCTTTAATCGGGCAATAAAAAGCAGTAATGGTGATCTCATCATTCCACTGGCTGGTGACGATAGTCTTGCTAACGATACGGTGATAAAAGATATTACTAACTACTTTGATTTTAATGATGCACTCTTACTAACGGGCCTCCGGATTCCTGTTGTTGATGGTGTGCCGTATAAAGAAAAAGTGATGCCAGAATGTAAATATCATTATATGTTTGAGCAAAGCAACCAAGCTTCACTTTATAAGCAGTTGTGTTTAAAAAATAATATTATTTCAGGTGCGTCGACTTATTATCACCGTGATGTATTTAATATTGTTGGAATGTTTGATGAATCGTATCGATTAATGGAAGATTTCCCGTTTTATGTAAGCTCGATTTCTAAAGGAATTAAAATACATTTACTCAAAAAGCCTACACTTCTGTATAGTACTCATGGCCTTAGCAATCAGAGCACCGTCAACCCTTTACTTCAGAAAGATCATGTTCGACTGATGAAAAACATAATAAGCCAGCGTGACTTTAGTTATTATGAACTAAGATGTTTATATTTCAATGAGGTGCTCGATAGCTTTGAACGTAAGTCTCTGTTTAATATGATTAAATATATAGATTGCTTACTACTTAGGAGGTATGGATCCCTAAAAAAATCGATAATAAAAAGAGTCGTCTCTAAATAG
- the tdh gene encoding L-threonine 3-dehydrogenase: protein MKALAKLKTEPGIWMTQVDMPELGHNDLLIKINKTAICGTDVHIYNWDEWSQKTIPVPMVIGHEYAGEVVDIGQEVRGFSVGDRVSGEGHITCGHCRNCRGGRTHLCRNTVGVGVNRTGCFSEYLVIPAVNAFKLPDEISDDLAAIFDPFGNAVHSALSFDLVGEDVLITGAGPIGVMAAAICKHVGARHVVVTDVNDYRLDLAQKMGATRVVNVAKQSLKDTMNELNMTEGFDVGLEMSGVPSAFSSMLELMNHGGKVAMLGIPPSDMGIDWSQVIFKGLVIKGIYGREMFETWYKMASLVQSGLDLSPIITHHYSVDDFQQGFDAMRSGQSGKVILDWR, encoded by the coding sequence ATTAAAGCCTTAGCAAAGTTAAAAACAGAGCCTGGGATTTGGATGACCCAAGTCGACATGCCAGAGCTTGGTCACAACGACCTTCTGATTAAAATAAACAAAACCGCTATTTGCGGTACCGATGTGCACATCTACAACTGGGATGAATGGTCACAAAAAACCATTCCAGTGCCTATGGTGATAGGCCATGAGTATGCAGGAGAAGTGGTGGATATTGGCCAAGAAGTACGTGGCTTTTCGGTGGGTGATAGAGTCTCTGGCGAAGGGCACATTACCTGTGGTCATTGCCGTAACTGCCGGGGTGGGCGTACCCATTTGTGCCGCAATACTGTTGGAGTTGGCGTAAATCGTACTGGCTGCTTTTCAGAATACTTGGTTATTCCTGCAGTTAACGCTTTTAAACTACCCGACGAAATTAGTGACGACTTAGCCGCTATCTTTGACCCCTTTGGTAATGCTGTACACAGTGCCCTCTCGTTTGATTTAGTGGGCGAAGATGTATTGATTACCGGCGCCGGCCCCATTGGTGTAATGGCTGCGGCCATTTGTAAGCATGTTGGTGCGCGCCATGTGGTGGTAACTGATGTAAATGACTACCGCTTGGATCTAGCCCAAAAAATGGGGGCAACTCGGGTAGTCAATGTTGCCAAGCAATCGTTGAAAGATACCATGAACGAACTCAACATGACCGAGGGCTTTGATGTAGGCCTAGAAATGTCTGGTGTGCCCAGCGCTTTTAGCTCTATGTTAGAGCTGATGAATCATGGCGGTAAGGTCGCAATGTTGGGCATTCCACCCAGCGATATGGGTATTGATTGGAGCCAAGTTATTTTTAAAGGCTTGGTGATTAAAGGTATCTATGGCCGAGAGATGTTTGAAACATGGTATAAAATGGCATCTTTGGTACAATCTGGCCTCGATTTAAGCCCAATCATTACGCATCATTATAGTGTTGACGATTTTCAGCAAGGTTTTGATGCGATGCGCTCAGGACAAAGTGGCAAGGTTATTTTGGATTGGCGTTAG
- a CDS encoding sugar 3,4-ketoisomerase: MSLIKVLNFKPLGDERGDLVALEELVDIPFVMKRVYYVFRTERGVSRGFHAHRNLKQVAVCVTGSCEFVLDDGENRETITLDSSTKGILIEGIVWREMHNFSDDCVLMVIASEHYDEADYIRSYDDFLEIVNAG, encoded by the coding sequence TTGAGCTTAATAAAAGTACTAAATTTTAAACCTTTAGGCGATGAACGTGGAGATTTAGTTGCTCTAGAGGAACTTGTCGATATTCCTTTTGTTATGAAGCGAGTTTATTACGTGTTTCGCACGGAGCGAGGAGTATCTCGAGGGTTTCACGCGCATAGAAATCTCAAGCAAGTGGCCGTTTGTGTTACGGGTAGCTGTGAGTTCGTGCTTGATGACGGAGAAAACCGAGAAACAATTACTTTAGATAGTTCGACAAAAGGTATTTTGATTGAAGGCATCGTTTGGCGTGAAATGCATAACTTTTCTGATGACTGTGTCTTAATGGTCATTGCTAGCGAACATTATGATGAAGCTGACTACATCCGTAGTTACGATGATTTTTTAGAGATAGTTAACGCAGGCTAA
- a CDS encoding polysaccharide deacetylase family protein: MNILMALSQLEVTGAEVYATQVGDRLTQRGHQVCYVSDTLSCPHQGKHFRLRFNKRSLPRRVWHVLYLIYLILRYKIQLVHAHSRASGWSSYIACKLTNTPMVTSVHGRQPVHRSRKKFHALGYHAVAVCENIAQQIIRDLGVPSEQVSVIRNGVDSQQFFPLPAANNSKPVIQIIGRLTGPKGELVYQLLKQCIDLDTNQVQIISGSKVDTRFVEFEDKVEFCGYSDNIRSTIAQADLIIGAGRVAMEALLCKKPVFAVGEAKALGFITTENLPAALASNFGDVADDGKTELDIDYPQLAKQLASFNEQHQVSEQLINAIKAEYDLDAVCQKLLQTYQSAYVYTKQREVPIIMYHRVTQDDSQSGAYGTYVTVARLEEHFQTIKRMGLTPITFSELASIGLEHRFNHGKRYIILTFDDGYQDNFDLLLPLLKKYQFKAVIYAVTGTDHNRWDVQHPTKPDQRFELMSHQTMRDIDQSGYVEIGGHTLNHPKLAELDENEQQKEIEQNKAELENLLGRELTTFAYPYGNHNQQTKQLAKQAGYTFTVATDSGPIGMHQDLQQIRRIVMFPSTTKFGLWRKIKGDYTYKKCIKR; encoded by the coding sequence ATGAATATTTTGATGGCTCTATCACAACTCGAAGTGACTGGAGCCGAAGTCTACGCCACCCAAGTTGGCGATCGACTCACTCAACGAGGTCATCAAGTATGTTATGTATCAGATACCTTAAGCTGCCCACATCAAGGCAAGCACTTTCGCTTGCGCTTTAACAAACGTAGCCTGCCTCGCAGAGTATGGCACGTATTGTATCTTATCTACTTAATTCTTCGATATAAAATTCAACTGGTACATGCACATAGCCGTGCTTCTGGATGGTCTTCTTATATCGCCTGCAAACTAACCAATACGCCAATGGTGACCAGTGTGCACGGTCGCCAACCAGTGCACCGCTCGCGCAAAAAGTTTCACGCACTGGGTTATCACGCTGTTGCAGTATGTGAAAACATCGCCCAGCAAATTATTCGTGACCTAGGCGTGCCCAGCGAGCAAGTAAGCGTGATTCGCAATGGCGTTGATAGCCAACAGTTCTTTCCACTGCCTGCCGCCAACAACAGTAAACCTGTCATCCAAATCATTGGTCGATTAACCGGCCCCAAAGGCGAGTTAGTTTATCAATTACTCAAACAGTGCATTGATTTAGACACCAACCAAGTACAAATCATTAGCGGCAGCAAAGTAGATACTCGCTTTGTTGAGTTTGAAGATAAGGTGGAATTTTGCGGATACAGCGACAACATTCGCTCTACCATTGCCCAAGCAGATCTCATTATTGGTGCGGGTCGAGTGGCCATGGAAGCGTTATTATGTAAAAAGCCGGTATTTGCAGTGGGTGAAGCCAAAGCACTCGGCTTCATAACTACAGAAAACCTGCCCGCAGCCCTTGCTAGTAACTTTGGCGACGTTGCCGATGACGGAAAAACAGAGTTAGACATAGATTACCCACAACTAGCAAAGCAATTGGCAAGCTTTAACGAACAACATCAAGTAAGCGAGCAATTAATCAACGCAATAAAAGCCGAATACGACCTAGATGCGGTTTGCCAAAAGCTTTTACAGACCTACCAAAGCGCTTACGTTTATACCAAACAACGTGAAGTACCTATCATCATGTATCACCGAGTTACCCAAGATGATAGCCAAAGTGGAGCCTATGGCACCTACGTTACCGTTGCGCGTTTAGAAGAACATTTTCAAACCATTAAACGCATGGGTTTAACTCCCATCACGTTTAGTGAATTAGCCAGCATCGGTTTAGAGCATCGCTTTAATCATGGTAAGCGCTACATTATTCTCACCTTTGACGATGGTTACCAGGATAACTTCGACTTGTTATTACCACTGCTGAAAAAATATCAGTTCAAAGCGGTTATTTACGCAGTAACAGGCACCGATCACAACCGCTGGGATGTTCAGCACCCCACTAAACCAGACCAACGTTTTGAGCTAATGAGCCATCAAACTATGCGCGACATTGATCAAAGTGGCTATGTTGAAATCGGTGGACATACACTCAACCACCCAAAACTGGCAGAGCTAGATGAAAATGAGCAGCAAAAAGAGATCGAACAAAACAAAGCTGAGCTAGAAAACCTATTGGGCAGAGAGCTAACCACCTTTGCTTACCCTTACGGAAATCACAATCAACAAACCAAACAGCTGGCCAAGCAAGCTGGCTATACTTTTACAGTAGCTACTGATTCAGGGCCAATCGGCATGCACCAAGATCTACAACAAATTCGCCGAATTGTAATGTTCCCCAGCACCACCAAGTTTGGATTGTGGCGGAAAATCAAAGGGGACTATACTTATAAAAAGTGTATAAAACGCTAA
- a CDS encoding glycosyltransferase, whose protein sequence is MSHSSPKASVIISIYKDVEALNAILYALSQQTEKQFEVIIAEDCESEAVQNYLSQQGFNFPIQHLSQEDIGFRKTKAVNRAIAAAKSDYLMFLDGDCLPHSHYVEEHLLQREKNRVCTGRRVHLGPVVSAWLRKKPQLLSLLENRLIYTLLGIPLLFDHTKNYEIGFRSKLLHKRQQAKYLTIVGCNWSVARKDMLKINGYNEDLPGVGGEDDDLGWRFNGKGIHEKSVKFVIPVYHLHHQERRADVNINLRIIKENTAKKLYYCENGIDKYLD, encoded by the coding sequence ATGAGTCATTCTTCACCCAAAGCAAGTGTGATTATTTCAATCTATAAAGACGTTGAGGCTTTAAATGCCATTTTATACGCTTTAAGCCAACAAACAGAAAAGCAATTTGAAGTGATAATTGCTGAAGATTGTGAAAGTGAAGCTGTGCAGAATTACCTAAGCCAACAAGGCTTTAATTTTCCAATTCAGCATTTAAGCCAAGAAGATATTGGCTTTCGTAAAACCAAAGCAGTCAACAGGGCGATAGCAGCAGCCAAAAGCGATTACCTTATGTTTTTAGACGGTGACTGCCTACCTCATAGCCACTACGTAGAAGAGCACCTTTTGCAGCGCGAGAAAAACAGAGTATGCACAGGAAGGCGAGTGCATTTAGGGCCTGTAGTCTCTGCTTGGCTAAGAAAAAAGCCTCAACTACTCTCGCTATTAGAGAATCGTTTGATTTATACCTTGTTAGGTATTCCGCTTCTATTTGACCACACCAAAAACTATGAAATAGGCTTTCGCTCTAAGTTATTACACAAAAGACAGCAAGCAAAATATTTAACCATTGTTGGCTGCAACTGGTCCGTAGCTAGAAAAGACATGCTGAAAATAAATGGTTACAACGAAGACTTACCTGGTGTTGGCGGGGAAGATGACGATCTTGGTTGGCGCTTTAACGGCAAAGGCATTCATGAGAAAAGCGTAAAATTTGTGATTCCTGTTTATCATTTACACCACCAAGAGCGGCGTGCCGACGTTAATATCAATCTTCGAATTATCAAAGAAAACACCGCCAAAAAACTATACTATTGTGAAAATGGCATAGATAAGTACCTAGATTAA
- a CDS encoding N-acetyltransferase, translating to MDIHPTAIISPKATLGNNVTVGPFSIVHDNVEIADNVVIESHCELGVRNQRTGDKPLVVGSNSHIRSHSVLYAASSFGSNFVTGHRVTIRENTSAGKNFQVGTLGDIQGDCVIGDYVRFHSNVHIGQHSIVGNFVWIFPYVVLTNDPHPPSNVMQGVTVEDFAVIATMSVILPGVKIAGGCLVAAHSSVNRNTKANTIYAGSPAKAVGETSKIRLKDGSRRPAYPWPKHFKRGYPEEAIKILESIASDNA from the coding sequence ATGGATATACACCCTACAGCGATTATATCGCCTAAAGCGACCCTTGGTAATAATGTTACTGTTGGCCCATTTTCGATCGTTCATGATAATGTTGAAATTGCAGATAATGTGGTGATTGAATCTCACTGTGAATTGGGTGTTAGAAATCAACGAACGGGTGATAAACCCTTAGTGGTTGGCAGCAATTCTCATATTCGCTCTCATAGTGTTTTGTATGCGGCCTCGAGCTTTGGAAGTAATTTCGTAACAGGGCATAGGGTTACCATTAGAGAGAACACTTCTGCAGGTAAAAATTTTCAAGTTGGTACCTTAGGCGACATCCAAGGTGATTGTGTGATAGGAGATTATGTGCGTTTTCATAGTAATGTGCATATTGGTCAACACTCTATTGTCGGCAATTTTGTATGGATCTTCCCTTATGTGGTTTTAACCAATGATCCCCATCCCCCAAGTAACGTAATGCAAGGCGTAACTGTAGAAGACTTTGCTGTGATTGCCACTATGAGTGTGATTCTTCCAGGAGTGAAAATCGCAGGAGGCTGTTTGGTTGCTGCTCACTCTTCGGTTAACCGAAATACTAAAGCGAATACTATTTATGCCGGTTCACCTGCAAAAGCAGTAGGTGAAACGTCAAAGATTCGTTTAAAAGATGGCTCTAGGAGACCCGCTTACCCTTGGCCAAAGCATTTTAAGCGTGGTTACCCAGAAGAAGCCATTAAAATTTTGGAGAGTATCGCCAGTGACAATGCCTAA
- a CDS encoding MaoC family dehydratase, whose protein sequence is MPNQQPTKKKYTLEELIEGMSAELTQVIAAEDTLQFADLSGDCNPVHLDENYAANSRYKKRIAHGLHGASFFSALFGTQLPGEGCVYASQNLQFKRPVYVGDTVTAKVTIRKIDRVKKIVSFETKCFVKNKVVIDGSADIFMPQK, encoded by the coding sequence ATGCCTAACCAGCAGCCGACCAAAAAAAAATATACTTTGGAGGAGTTAATCGAAGGGATGAGTGCTGAATTAACTCAAGTTATTGCGGCAGAGGACACCTTGCAATTCGCTGATTTATCTGGAGATTGTAACCCTGTTCATCTAGATGAAAACTATGCTGCGAACTCAAGATATAAGAAGCGTATAGCTCATGGTTTGCATGGGGCAAGTTTTTTTTCAGCTCTATTTGGTACTCAATTACCAGGCGAAGGCTGTGTGTACGCATCACAAAATCTGCAGTTTAAGAGGCCTGTATATGTAGGTGATACGGTTACGGCAAAAGTGACAATTCGTAAGATTGATCGTGTGAAAAAGATTGTGAGTTTTGAAACCAAATGCTTTGTCAAAAACAAAGTCGTAATTGATGGTTCCGCGGATATTTTTATGCCTCAAAAGTAA